GCCGGGTTGCCTCTGGCGGGCCACATCGTCGAAGCGTCGAGGGAGCGACCGTACCTCGGCGTGCGCGTCGTGCTTGACCCCGCCGTGATCACGGCGGTCCTGATCGAGGCCGGCCTCGTCACCTCGCCGGCAAGTGGCACCGTCAGGGCCTTGTCCGTCAGCCGGCTCGGCACGAGCCTGCTCGATGCCGTGGTCCGGCTCGTCGACACGCCGAGCGACTACGGAGTGCTCGCGCCACTCGCCGTCCGAGAGATCGTGTACCGGCTATCGCTCGGAGAGCAGGCCGGGCAGCTTCGCCAGATCGCCGTCATCGGCGGCCGTGCGGACCGAATCGCAAAGGCGATCGAGCTGCTTCGCAAGGACTACGACAAGCCTCTCCGCATCGCCGGCCTCGCCCGGAAGCTCGGGACGAGCATTTCGGGCCTCCACCACCACTTCAAGAAGGTCACCGGGATGAGCCCGTTGCAGTTCCAGAAACAGCTCCGGCTGCAGGAGGCCCGGCGGCTCCTCCTGGGTGGTGGTGATTCCGACGCCGCGACCGTTGGATACCGGGTGGGCTACGACGATCCGTCGCACTTCAGCCGGGAGTACAAGAGGCTCTTCGGCGAGCCGCCGGTGCGCGACGTCGAGCGGCTGCGAGGCGCGGTCGCGAGTCGGCTCGAACCCGCGGTGGAGTCTGAGCCACGTCCTGTGATGCCCACTCTCTGAGCTCCTTCGCTGACGAGCCAGGGTCGAGAGTTGTCCAGACTGTTGGGGGTGCAACCGGTCGGGCGCGCTCTGAGCTTGCGCGCGTGCTGGATCTCTGGAGCACACGGGACAGAGACGAGGAACGACTGTCGTGCTGTACCTCTCCTACACCCCACGACCGCCACTGAGCGAGTTCGTGGAGCGGATCTGGCTGGCCGTCGACGGTCAGTTGCCACGCAAAGACCGAATCCTCCCGAGCGGGACGATCGAGCTCGTGGTCAATCTGCGCGAGGACCGTGTGCGGATTGATGGCGCGACTGATTCCACACGCGCCAGGATGTTTTCCGGCGTGGCCGTTTCCGGAACATATTCCGGAGTGTTTATCGTCGATGCGATGCAGCACGCGGCGATGATGGGCGTGCACTTCAGGCCGGGCGGTGCCTTTGTGGTCCTGGGAGTGCCGTCTGGTGACTTGACGGATATGCATGTCGATCTGGCGGCGCTCTGGGGCGAAGCCGCCGCTCGTGAGCTGCGCGAGCGCCTGTGCGCAGCCGCGACACATCGGGAGCGCTTCCAGCTCCTGGAAGCGGTGCTTGTCGGGCGACTCCGGTCGACCGTCCGGCGGCATCCCGTCGTTCCATTCGCGCTCGAGCGCTTCGGACCGAGCGGCTTGGGTGCGTCCGTTCGAGAGGCCGCACGGCAGGCAGGTCTCAGCCATCGGAGGTTCATTACTGTCTTCACCGCCGAAGTGGGTCTCACGCCGAAGCTGTTTTGCCGCGTTCTCCGCTTCCAGCGCGTCCATGCGCTGGCTCAACGGACAGGACATATCGACTGGGCCCAGATGGCCCTTGCCTGCGGGTATTTCGATCAATCACATCTGGCGAATGAGTTCCGCACGCTCTCAGGTCTGAGCCCGACGGAATATCTGCGGGACGTCCAGGACACACTCAACCTGTTGCGCAATCACATCGCGATCCGCTGAGAGTTCAATTTTTTCCAAGAAGGTTGCTTACTGTCTCTGCAGAATGGATCCTGAAGGGCGGACGCCCACGTCCCCAACAAGGAGTCACGCTCGTGAACAGTACCGCCGACGTGTGTTTACCACAGAGGCAGCCAGAAACCACCGTGATCGTTCGCTACATCGTCAACGACGTGCCGGCCAGTCTGGAGTTTTATACGAAACACCTTGGATTCACGGTCACCCGCGATGCGAGTCCCGGCTTCGCCTTGGTGGCGCGAGGGCCGTTGCGGCTCGCGTTGAGTGGCGTGACGGGCCCGGGGGGCGGGGCGCGGGCGATGCCCGACGGGCGCATGCCCGAGCCCGGCGGATGGAACCGCATCCAGATTGCGATCGGCGACCTGGCCGCCGAGGTCGCGCGCCTGCGCGCAGCCGGCCTCCACTTCCGCAATGACATCGTGCGAGGGACTGGAGGCTCGCAGATTTTGCTGGATGACCCGTCGGGGAACCCGATTGAGCTGTTTCAAGCGTAGTGAGATACGCGCATTCCTCGCCTGAGCTGCGAGCTCGAGTCCGAGCGGGTTGCCGAGCTGTTGATATCGCAAAGGTCAGTACGATACTCATGTGTCATCCCCAAAGGAAGCGCGGCGGTCATACGGCGATCCAATCCGAACCGTCGCGCGAGACCCGGCGCGAGCGAACGGTGATCCAGACGAGGACGAGCATGGTGACCACGCCCCAGATCACGATCGATGCGAGCGTCGTCGCATCGGGCGCCAGGAGGCTCTGTCCTCGCAGCGCCTCCCAGAGCAACAGCAGAAACAGCGACGCATAGCTTGCCGCTGCAGCCAGCAGTGCCCTGACGCGAACGGCCGCAGGCCGACGCCACCGCCGTAGGCCGAGCGCGATGAGCGCGAGCATCTGGATCGCGTGCAGACCGATGAAGTGTGGAACACGCAGATCGCCATGCTCCCGGCTCCACGCCGTCACCGGCATGCCGGGACCGCCGTCCACGCCGCCGACCGAGTGCGCGCCCGAAATCGTCATGCGGCTTCCGGCACGGGCGTCCGCAAGCTGCGCGGCCGTTGGACGAGTCATGAGCGGGCCGGTCAGCGCGCCGGCGATGGTGAGCGTCATGCCGAGACGCAGGGCCCATCCGAGCGCCCTGTCAGTGAATCGCTGCCGCCACAGCGCGACGGCGACCGCCACGCTCACCAGCGTCTGCAGGAGGATCGCGCCGCCCATGATGAAAAACAGCGCCGCATCGAGCGGCGTCGACACGTTGAAATGGCTCGTCGTCCCGCGCCAGGCCTGTGTGTCGATGATGGCGACCTCGAGCACGAACACGATCGCGGTCATCCAGCCCACGACGCGGCGGACGCGCGGCCAGTCCGACAACGATCCGTAGATCCACGCGAGCGTCAGGCTGTAGATGGCAGTGGAGACCGCGAACTTGAAAGGCTTGAGCCAGGCGGGCGCCCCGGTGATGATTCGCGGATCGACGAGCATGCCCACCAGTGAAGCGCCGGCCACGACGAGCATCAGCGCTCCCACCGCCGTCAGCGGCGGGCTGGCACGCCACAGGCGATCGAGCAGGGCGGCGGCTCGAAGCCCCGCAGTAGACCGGGAGGCGCGTGGTGTCGAATCCATGAAAGGCTCCTCTGATGTTGTCAGCGTCAACATAGAGATATCTCACAATGTTGACGATGTCAACATCTGCCAGTAAGATGAGGTCGTATGGCGCGATTGACACGGGCGGCCAGCAAGCCGGACCGTCCCTACCATCACGGCAACCTCCGCCGCGCCCTCCTCGACGAGGCGCTCGCCACCATCCGCGCGGAAGGCGTCGACGGTCTGACCCTGCGCGAAATCGGGGCCCGGCTAGGCGTCTCGCGTACCGCGCTGTACCGACACTTCGCCGACAAGCGGGCGCTGCTCGCTGCCGTCGCCGCCGAAGGGTTCCTCACGCTGCGCCAGCAACTTGTCACAGCCTGGGAGGAAGGTGGCCGCGAACGCGCGGCGTTCGAGGCGATGGGGGTTGCCTACGTGCGCTTCGCGGTCGCCAACCCGTCGCACTATCGCGTGATGTTCGGCGGCTTCGTCGACCGGAAGGCGTCCGAGCCCGAACTGGACGCCGAGGCCGCGGGCGCCTTTCAGGCGCTCGTGGATGCCCTCGCCGCGCTGCAGCGTGACGCGGCCGTGCGGGGCGACGACACCGTGACGATGGCCAGGTTCGTCTGGGCGGTCGTGCATGGCGTAGCCATGCTGGGCATCGATGGCCAGCTGCGCGAGCCGGGTGGCGTCGAGGAGCTGATGCGATACGCGATCGAGCGGCTGCGGACCGGAGTCGGAGTCGACACTCGGCCTCCTCACCAGAACCTTCGCGGTACGGTCTAGCCGTTGGAGCCTCGGGCTCAATTCGTTGAAGAGGCGCTCTATGGGGTTGTCCGCCTCCGCCTTTCCGTTACTCGCTTCGACTTGGCCGGCTCCGCCGGCCTAGCCGAAGCTCGCCGAAGGCGAGCGAAGGCTGGCTGGGTGTTAGGGACGATTTCCGCAACTGGATGGTGGGCGCTGCGTGACGCAGAGCGCGTCAAGGCCGCGGGCAGCGATTGCGGGCAGCGGGCCCATGAACTTGCATCATGTCATCATCTTTGTAATCATGATGTATGGTTCGAACACAGGTTCAGTTGACCGACAAGCAAGCAGAGGCGCTGCGTCGGCGATCGAAGCGCGAGAACACCTCCCTTGCCGAGCTTGTACGTCAGGCTATCGATGCGTTCACTCGCACGGAGCCGCCAAGCGGGCGGGAGCTTCGTCATCGCGCGATTCGCGCTGCTGGCCGGTTTGCGTCTGGCGTGCATGACACGTCGAGCCACCACGACGAGACGCTCGTGGAAGCCTTCCAGTCGCGATGATCCTGGTCGATACGTCCGCGTTGTACGCCGTACTTGACCGCGATGACCAGAATCATCCTGTCGCTAAGGCCACGTGGGGCAGGTTACTCGAGACAGACGATACCCTGCTCGTAACCAACTATGTCGTCGTCGAGACGACTGCCCTTGTGCAGCATCGGCTCGGCAGGGAGGCAGTCCGAGTGCTGTGTGGGGACATCCTCCCCGCCCTCGACGTGCATTGGATTACCGAAGCCGATCATATGCACGCGCAGACTGCGCTGCTCGCGACCGATCGTCGAAGGCTGAGCCTCGTAGATTGCAGCAGTTTCCACGTCATGAGGAACCGCGTGGTGCGCACCGCGTTTGCCTTCGATCCACACTTTCGCGAGCAGGGCTTTGACGTCTTGCCCGGTGCCATCGCTCGCGGCAAAGAGGCGGCTCCAACCAAGTCCTCCGAGTAGCATCGCGGTACGCGACATGCCTCGAGTTGATCGATATGAGGCGTCGTTACGTCTCGTCCTCAACCTGATCGCTCTTGGCGTTCTCCCGCGCAGCGTCCGGCGGCGCGACCTTCGCAATCTGGTCGAAGTCGCCGTCGGCATGTTCGAGCGCCGCGCCGTGACACCGTGCGCAGGCGTCGATAAGCAGATCGGTGGCCGGCACGGTCACGCCGGCCGTTCGGCAGCGCCGGGCTAACTCGTACGCATCGTTCCAGACCTCTGGAGTGATGCCGAGTTCCGGGACGTGCCGTTCGAAATCCCGCAGAATCCTCTTCTCGCGGTCACCGCCCGCGCCGTTCCAGAGCTCCAGTCGGACGAGCGAGCACCAGCGGGCAGAGCCGGCATGGAGCGCGGCCTCGACCCTTCCGCGAACAATGGCGTCGCCATCGGGACGCAGGAAGTGAATCCAGGAGGAAGTGTCAACCAGAACCATCGCTAAGCTCGGCGACGCATCTGCTGCAGTGCGTCGACAGTCATCAGGTCGGGACACGTTCCCGCCAACTTCGCCAGTTCGGCCATGCGTCGACGACGGTTGAACTCCGTAATGGCAGTCACGATCGCCTCACGCTTGGTCCGGGCCCGAGTGAACCGCATGGCATCCTCCAACTCGCCATCAGGAATATCAACTGTGGTCTTCATGAATCTACTGTAGGCTAGTTTGGATTCTTCGGCAACCAATACCCGCATCATGAGTCAGGCGACCACCCAACTCGGTGGCTCTATGCGCAGGTCGAATGCGAAATGGCGCCAGCATGGAGAACGTCTCGGCGATTCGCACCGGGGAGAGGTCCGGCGTTCCATTCTCGTGGAACTCTTCGAGCACAGCATCAAAGGCGACAGGCGCACATGATCAACGAATTCCGCACGTTCGCTTCCGCCCGCACGGCGGCGCGATCGACCCGCGCATGTCCAACTCCGTGGTCGCCCCTGCGAGTGGTTGCGACGGTCGGACACGGCCCCAACAGACGCGCTCCCAGACTAGGAATCCGCTAGACTCCTGCTCACGGCATCTCTTGGGAGGTGGATCATGGAGACGAGGTACCACACGCTTCGCCTGATCGGCAGCATCTACAAGGTGCTTGGCGTGACCGTGGCCATCGTGACGGTCTTGGTGGTCGTGCCCGGCGGACACGCGAACGCACGCGAGACGATGTTCCAAGAGGCGCAACACGCATGCCGAATTGGCCGCACGGCCAGTTCGTGCGGGAACGGGCGCAAGATCGCACGGATGCGGATGAGAGGGACGACATGAAAACGATGACGGTGGCGATGCTGGTACTCGTGGCTTCCGGCGCAACGGTGCGGAACGTGGCCGCGCAGGAGGCGCGCTCGGCGGAGCGGCAGATGGCGGCGGCCGTGCTCGCGGCCCCCGAGGACCGCCGCGGCGATGCCGCGGTGCTCGGCTACGACGACAGAGGGGCGGTGGTCACGCTGCGCGAAGGGTCCAACGATCTCGTCTGCCTGGCCGACGACCCCGAGAGTGACGAGTTCAGTGTCGCGTGTTATCACAAAGACCTGGAGCCGTTCATGGCGCGCGGCCGTGAGCTGCGCGCGGAGGGCGTGGAGAGAGAACTGCTCGGGCCAACCCGCTGGAAGGAAGTGGAGGCCGGCACCTTGCCGATGCCCCGGGAGCCACGCACGTTGTACGCGCTGACCGGCAAAGGCTACGACGCGGCCAGCGGTGAGGTCACCGATTCGTACCTGCGCTGGGTGATCTACGTCCCGTTTGCCACAGCCGAGTCGACGGGTCTGGCCACCACACCCAACGCGTACGCACCCTGGCTGATGGACGCGGGCACCGCCGGCGCCCACATCATGATCAACCCGCCGCGCCAGAAAGAGTGAGAGGACCGGCAGTCTGTGGCGTTTACTGCTTCACAAGCTCCACCCGGCGGTTCTTGGCGCGGCCTTCCTCGGCGTCGTTGGACGCCACGGGCACCAGCAGGCCGACGCCGGCGGGCGCGGCGGCCTGAGCGCTTTCCGTTTCTGCCTCGGCTGCCGGCGACCGGTTCGCCTCCGGGCTCCCGCTGCAACCGCCTGCGAACAGAGACGCGCAAGCGAGCGCTCCCAAGACTTCGCTGATTGACATGATTCCCTCCATCAGTGCGTTACTGACCGCAATTGATATGGTCACCGTACGATGCACGGAAGAGTAACTACGGCGGCAACCGTGAAGCCAGGACTGCGACGCAGCAGCCGCAGCGCGTAGCAGACATCCTGCCAGACACTGTGGAGCTCGGCCTTCCGCCCGACATCACGCGTGTGGTCCTTCACGGCTTCCATGCTGCCCCTGTCGACCTGGAACACGCCATCGTCAACCGGCTCGAGGTGCACCAATGCGGCGCGCTGTGCATCGCTTCGAGCGCGACACCCAGGTCGGGCGGGTCGGGTTCTCGCGGACCACAAGGATCTATTGGGACATCATCGCGATCGGGCAGCAGAATCGGGCAATTGCCATTCCGCTTGAAGGCGGGTGTACTCGCGCTCCGGCAGCAGCACGAAGATCGGGTGCTCCTCGGGTCGCAGCCAGGCCAGCAGGTCGAGCATCGCGGGCTCGGCCATCGCCGTGCATCCGACCGTCGGCGCTCCGGCGGTCCTCCAGAGGTGCGCGAAGATGCAGCTGCCCGCCCCGGCCCGTGCGTCCGCGTTGTGCTCGATGACGAAGCCGTGCTTGTAGAGCTGATCGCCGTCGACATGAAGGTCGCGCCGCATCGGCTCGGTGGAGCCTGCGATCGCCGCTTCACCGACCTCGCGGGCATCGACGATGCGGTTGTAAAGCGGGGACGCGGTCACATCCATGCAGTAATGCGATGCGTGCATGGGCGCGTAGGGCAGCGCCGTGCGCGCCGAGTCGGCGTAGCCGAACGCCTCGCCGATCCGGAACACGCCGGCGGGACTGCGGCCGTCGCCCTCGCGCTTGACCGGACCCGGCCGATCGGGATGCAGGCCCGCGCCCCAGGCTGAACCCGAACGACCGATGGTGACCGGGACAGCGGCAGCGGCGGCCTGCCATCCGCGTTTCGTCCGGACGAAGGTGCGCATG
This portion of the Luteitalea sp. genome encodes:
- a CDS encoding helix-turn-helix domain-containing protein; its protein translation is MSAQKPQDSGSRAPWVAFIGNLPSVGCLNAPPAVCSGEAGGRYEDRANSLYDSAGSNRRSGEGEKRGATVLSKSRAEERELERAQASRDELAERIARHLEEDGTIEAAPGLFLSRASVPTRPIYRVTEPSFCVIAQGSKEVLLGKERYRYDASHYLLISAGLPLAGHIVEASRERPYLGVRVVLDPAVITAVLIEAGLVTSPASGTVRALSVSRLGTSLLDAVVRLVDTPSDYGVLAPLAVREIVYRLSLGEQAGQLRQIAVIGGRADRIAKAIELLRKDYDKPLRIAGLARKLGTSISGLHHHFKKVTGMSPLQFQKQLRLQEARRLLLGGGDSDAATVGYRVGYDDPSHFSREYKRLFGEPPVRDVERLRGAVASRLEPAVESEPRPVMPTL
- a CDS encoding helix-turn-helix domain-containing protein, translating into MLYLSYTPRPPLSEFVERIWLAVDGQLPRKDRILPSGTIELVVNLREDRVRIDGATDSTRARMFSGVAVSGTYSGVFIVDAMQHAAMMGVHFRPGGAFVVLGVPSGDLTDMHVDLAALWGEAAARELRERLCAAATHRERFQLLEAVLVGRLRSTVRRHPVVPFALERFGPSGLGASVREAARQAGLSHRRFITVFTAEVGLTPKLFCRVLRFQRVHALAQRTGHIDWAQMALACGYFDQSHLANEFRTLSGLSPTEYLRDVQDTLNLLRNHIAIR
- a CDS encoding VOC family protein, with product MIVRYIVNDVPASLEFYTKHLGFTVTRDASPGFALVARGPLRLALSGVTGPGGGARAMPDGRMPEPGGWNRIQIAIGDLAAEVARLRAAGLHFRNDIVRGTGGSQILLDDPSGNPIELFQA
- a CDS encoding TetR family transcriptional regulator encodes the protein MARLTRAASKPDRPYHHGNLRRALLDEALATIRAEGVDGLTLREIGARLGVSRTALYRHFADKRALLAAVAAEGFLTLRQQLVTAWEEGGRERAAFEAMGVAYVRFAVANPSHYRVMFGGFVDRKASEPELDAEAAGAFQALVDALAALQRDAAVRGDDTVTMARFVWAVVHGVAMLGIDGQLREPGGVEELMRYAIERLRTGVGVDTRPPHQNLRGTV
- a CDS encoding ribbon-helix-helix protein, CopG family, with the translated sequence MVRTQVQLTDKQAEALRRRSKRENTSLAELVRQAIDAFTRTEPPSGRELRHRAIRAAGRFASGVHDTSSHHDETLVEAFQSR
- a CDS encoding PIN domain-containing protein, with translation MILVDTSALYAVLDRDDQNHPVAKATWGRLLETDDTLLVTNYVVVETTALVQHRLGREAVRVLCGDILPALDVHWITEADHMHAQTALLATDRRRLSLVDCSSFHVMRNRVVRTAFAFDPHFREQGFDVLPGAIARGKEAAPTKSSE
- a CDS encoding PIN domain-containing protein, translated to MVLVDTSSWIHFLRPDGDAIVRGRVEAALHAGSARWCSLVRLELWNGAGGDREKRILRDFERHVPELGITPEVWNDAYELARRCRTAGVTVPATDLLIDACARCHGAALEHADGDFDQIAKVAPPDAARENAKSDQVEDET
- a CDS encoding DUF2191 domain-containing protein; this encodes MKTTVDIPDGELEDAMRFTRARTKREAIVTAITEFNRRRRMAELAKLAGTCPDLMTVDALQQMRRRA